In Candidatus Bathyarchaeota archaeon, a genomic segment contains:
- a CDS encoding indolepyruvate oxidoreductase subunit beta, which translates to MCECNMLLAGVGGQGVLLLSEILGRAALESGYDVRVAEIHGMAQRGGSVTCTVRIGKRVYSPTFPEGDADIIIALEPAEAIRNIIFANSETLIIMNTATVSPPGIYLSNQRYPDLKGIIAILGEVTKNILAIDALTLANRAGNPATQNIVMLGLLSASGRFPVGTDILRRVLFESVRAELLETNIKAFNLGFESCNKTFKTFPAQGKE; encoded by the coding sequence ATGTGTGAATGCAATATGCTGTTGGCAGGTGTCGGCGGTCAAGGTGTTCTACTTCTCTCAGAGATCCTAGGCAGAGCCGCACTGGAGTCAGGTTACGATGTCAGGGTGGCTGAGATTCATGGTATGGCTCAGAGGGGAGGCTCAGTAACCTGTACAGTCCGTATCGGTAAGAGAGTCTACTCGCCAACATTTCCTGAAGGTGATGCTGACATTATCATCGCACTAGAACCTGCTGAAGCGATCAGAAACATAATCTTCGCAAACTCTGAGACCCTGATAATAATGAATACGGCAACAGTATCCCCCCCAGGAATATACCTATCAAACCAGAGATATCCAGACCTAAAAGGCATCATCGCGATTTTGGGTGAGGTTACAAAAAATATTCTGGCGATAGACGCCTTGACTCTCGCCAATAGGGCTGGGAACCCGGCAACCCAGAATATTGTTATGCTTGGTTTACTCTCAGCTTCAGGAAGATTTCCAGTTGGTACCGACATACTGAGGAGGGTGTTGTTTGAGTCTGTTAGGGCAGAGCTGCTCGAGACGAATATTAAAGCTTTCAACCTCGGGTTTGAAAGTTGCAATAAAACATTCAAGACGTTTCCTGCACAAGGCAAAGAGTAA
- a CDS encoding ABC transporter substrate-binding protein, translated as MSEAKISRRKYLKYSVAGVAALAAAAAGGVYYQRATTRRRSIKIGLVAPFSLPEGPDMERATKLAIEEINSAGGVYVKEWGERVPMEYVIADDEDASPEKGVTAVTRAIVEDKVDLLVGAMSSRAALAEQVPAIKNRVPFIITGASTHLVTRRGPQGNYGGLPPGDPLRIEDAEGMSYMFHYCTTTFHYSKTVMHFFGEYLKPMVAPNRNFRLAILYRDDAYGVGVWNDSNKIIKDDKLPIDIVAGRKYPPGTTDFHAELTAVKAAKPDGLFAVDFTVGTSEIYIQGQRDVGLNTVYVAVEVCEGPEFYTLLKKWGDHQLLESKFGPFAGPPYYLPLMDTYIPKFKQKFGVFPGMMGADTYDAIYVAKDAIERAGTLDKAKVRDALETTKMKNLLILTETGYIEFGKTPETYHEISPATFIEQLIWDEKLGECRPFIVWPEKVPNVGTIKQRDFKLPPLYTPGEK; from the coding sequence TTGAGTGAAGCAAAAATATCTAGGAGAAAGTACCTAAAGTATTCTGTTGCCGGAGTTGCAGCATTGGCTGCCGCCGCTGCTGGTGGAGTGTACTATCAGAGGGCAACAACAAGACGACGATCTATCAAGATAGGGTTGGTTGCACCATTCTCCCTACCTGAGGGCCCCGACATGGAGAGGGCGACAAAACTGGCTATTGAAGAGATAAATTCGGCTGGGGGGGTCTACGTGAAAGAGTGGGGTGAGAGAGTTCCGATGGAGTATGTGATAGCTGACGATGAGGATGCGTCACCAGAGAAAGGTGTGACAGCGGTGACTAGGGCAATAGTTGAGGATAAGGTAGATCTCTTGGTTGGAGCGATGTCCAGTAGAGCAGCCTTAGCAGAGCAGGTTCCGGCGATAAAGAATCGTGTGCCATTCATCATCACAGGCGCCTCGACACATCTTGTGACTAGAAGAGGCCCACAAGGAAACTACGGAGGCTTACCTCCAGGAGACCCTTTGCGCATCGAAGACGCTGAAGGCATGAGTTACATGTTCCATTACTGCACAACCACATTCCACTACTCAAAGACAGTGATGCATTTCTTCGGTGAATATTTGAAGCCTATGGTTGCTCCAAACAGGAACTTCAGGCTTGCAATACTGTACAGGGACGATGCTTATGGCGTAGGGGTCTGGAACGACAGTAACAAGATTATCAAAGATGATAAGCTTCCAATAGACATTGTGGCTGGGAGGAAGTATCCGCCGGGAACCACAGACTTTCATGCTGAGCTTACAGCGGTAAAGGCTGCGAAACCCGACGGATTATTTGCAGTCGACTTCACCGTTGGGACATCTGAGATATACATTCAGGGCCAGAGAGATGTCGGTCTAAATACCGTCTATGTCGCCGTCGAAGTCTGCGAGGGTCCTGAATTCTACACTCTACTCAAGAAGTGGGGTGACCATCAACTGTTGGAGTCTAAGTTCGGGCCATTCGCTGGTCCCCCATATTATCTGCCCTTAATGGATACCTATATTCCAAAGTTTAAACAGAAGTTCGGCGTATTCCCAGGGATGATGGGTGCAGACACCTACGACGCAATATATGTCGCAAAGGACGCCATTGAGAGGGCTGGAACCTTGGACAAAGCCAAAGTCAGGGATGCACTGGAGACTACTAAGATGAAGAACCTTTTGATTCTTACCGAGACGGGCTACATAGAATTCGGGAAGACACCTGAGACATATCACGAGATCTCCCCTGCAACTTTCATAGAGCAGCTAATCTGGGATGAGAAGCTCGGCGAATGTAGGCCTTTCATAGTTTGGCCCGAGAAGGTTCCGAACGTCGGCACCATAAAACAAAGGGACTTCAAACTTCCACCGCTGTATACTCCCGGAGAGAAGTAA